From the Geotrypetes seraphini chromosome 8, aGeoSer1.1, whole genome shotgun sequence genome, the window GAATGGTGTGTGTTATTTCTTTCCCCTTAGATTTGGGTTCTCGGTCAGTATTTTCCAAGAGGAAAGGCTGATTTTGTGAGCAAAGCAGTTTTACACCTCCTTAAAAACTGTTCCAGGGAATTTCTGCCCATGTAGATCCTGACAGCGATATTATTTTCACAAATAAAAAACAGTTGCGCCTCTTTGGAAGGTGGGAAAGACCGAAAGAAGCAAAGGAACGTTTCTTttggactttattaatatgcatgagaagcAAACACCGCGTTTAGGGCAGACTATGAACTCTTCTTTACTGATCCGAACGAGAATAATTGTGCAAACGAATGTTATTTGAGTATAAAAAGTTAATTGAGAGGGCTTCAGAAACACAAGGGCGAGAGGAGCCTTTGTCTGAAGCAGGCAGGCGCTGAGCCCGCAGCCAATCAGTGGGCAGCATCTGCTATAAATAGTGGGAGCGGCTGGGGCCGAGAAGCAACTTCATCGGTTTAATTTTTGGCTTTGGTGCGAGTGCGACACAGCAGAGCATGGCCGAAAccgctccagcagcagcagctgcgcCGCCTCCTGCTCCAGGCGCGGCCAAGAAGAAGGCGAAGAAGCCGGCGGGAGCGGCGAAAGCGCGCAAGGCATCGGGCCCCAGCGTCTCCGAGCTGATCGTGCAGGCGGTCTCGGCTTCAAAGGAGCGCAACGGCGTGTCCTTGGCTGGCCTGAAGAAGGCTCTGGCGGCAGCCGGCTACGATGTAGAGAGGAACAACAGTCGCGTGAAGCTAGCCGTCAAGAGTCTGGTGAGTAAAGGCAGCCTGCTGCAGACTAAGGGCAGCGGAGCTTCGGGCTCTTTCAAGCTGAACAAGAAGCAGCCGGAGGCGAAGAAGAAGAGCCCTCCGAAAAGCAAGAAAGCGGCAGTGAAGAAAGCGAAAAAGGCGGCAGGGGCCGGAGTGAAAAAGAGTCCGAAGAGGGCCAAGAAGCCGTCGGCAACCGCCACCAAGAAAGCAGCCAAGAGCCCCAAAAAGGCCAAAGCGGTTAAAGCCAAGAAAGCGGCGAAGAGCCCGGCTAAAGCCAAAGCGGTGAAAGCGAAGGGGAAGAAAAGCCCGGCCAAGGCTGCCAAGCCCAAGGCAGCAAAAGCCGCAAAGAAAAAGTGAAGCTCTGCTCGAGAACCGGCGACGCTTATTAAACCCAAAGGCTCTTTTCAGAGCCACCTCACACATCAATGAAAGAGCGCCATAATCTTTTATGTTCCTAAATAATTTCCAACAACGTGTTTTGTTAtcctccacccacacacacaccccttattCAGCCCGTCTCGTTTGCAAGGAGACCGGGCTATACAAGATTAACCCAGTGGCCACTACGTTGGGGCAAGGCATCCCTTTGCTCCAGGCCAGTAGCCATGCGTGAGAACTGAAATCATAAGAGcagtattttattatgttttattagCTGTTTATAGTAAACCTTTTGCAGTAGGTGTCTAGCACTGAATGCTGTCTACACTAGAAATGTAGCTTTTTATACACAAAAAACAAGACTCATTTAAGCCCCTTTCAGGTGGGAAGTTGGTGgctcttaaaagagcctttgGGTTAAATGCCTGTTGACCAAGGGCGCTTTCTAAGCCCTCTCCCCACGAATGCGGCGGGCCAGTTGGATATCTTTGGGCATGATGGTGACTCTCTTGGCGTGGATAGCGCAGAGATTGGTGTCCTCGAAGAGCCCCACCAGATAAGCCTCGCTAGCCTCCTGCAGGGCCATGACAGCCGAGCTCTGGAAGCGCAAGTCGGTCTTGAAATCTTGCGCGATCTCTCGCACCAGGCGTTGGAAGGGCAGCTTGCGAATAAGCAGCTCGGTGGACTTCTGATAGCGGCGGATTTCTCTAAGCGCTACAGTGCCCGGTCGGTAGCGATGAGGTTTCTTCACACCCCCTGTGGCTGGGGCGCTTTTGCGGGCAGCCTTGGTCGCTAGCTGCTTGCGAGGAGCTTTGCCTCCGGTGGACTTACGGGCGGTCTGCTTCGTACGTGCCATACCGAACACACGACTCCTTCCTTCTTATGCTATAGAAAAAACAACAACGATGGAAATCAGCTCGCTTGCTCGCCTCTTTTATAGGCTGTGCCTTGTCTGCCGCTAAATATGAAAAGCCCGCCCTTTGCCGGGATTGGTCCTTTTTTCTCTATGAGAACAATGGTCGTTGGTGATTGATGGGTTTTTTCTTTCCCAGGCCTGCATTTTCTTTCGTTTCGCATTCTTTATCTGCTCTTGATACTGAACAAGAAAATATCGGGGAGTGGGCTGGGGAAGAGATGAAATTATAAAAACAAgcaattattgttattatttattttgttacGGCGTTACTGATTTTCTTTCTTATCTTCCGAATTCAGAGAAAGAACAGTAAAGCTGTGGCTCAAGCTGCCATGGACTTTCCCAATTTAGATTCGTATTTCTTGCTTTAATTACCGAGCTATCTGAATGAGTGGCTGTGGGGAATAAAAGACAAAGAAAAGGGAGCATCCTAAGCCTCAAATTCCCACCAACTGGAAAAATGAAATTACTACTTAGAAATTGCCTGTTATAAAAAGAGCTGGAGAAGAACTCCATGGTTAAGCTCAGAGCCCCTCCTCTTCCAATCTGATAGGTAAGGTTAACCCTTTTAAAATCTTGTTCATTATTGACTAGCCGGAACCAGAGGTTTGAAATTCCCGCCCTGAGCAGTGATTGGACATTTCTTTTCTCAGTTACCGGCTGCAAACTGAGAATTTTTCGGTCTTTGCTCTTAAAATCGACACTACTGCTTTAAATTCAGTGCAGCTTATCACTTGGGTGTTGGCACCCATTTATGGCCAGAAATATCAAAGGTGTGGAGCACAAAAGTTAACTatctgaagaagaaaaaaagtaataataaaccaatttaaaaaacgATAAAATTCTCTGTAATATTATTAGGACTGAAATAGAGAACAAAACATAATATTATAATTGTTTTTTTAGCGCTCCATGGTGCGATGGCACCTCCATATATTTTGACAACATTTCTTCAGCTGATACATCATGTCCGAAACACTTCATCCTTGTGGACATGTTGTCATGGCTTTTGCAGATTATGTATTTTCTATGGtacaagttagagaatgacatttgGGAAAAATTGGTTACCTTCTCCCTGTGGGCTTGGTCCCCGTCACTGTCCCGTTCCCACAAGCCTAGAGAGAAAATTGTTCTTTAAGTAGAAGGAGTTAACAAAAGTGGATGGGATTGGGAAAGGGAGGTGGGGAGGTAAGGAGAAAAGGCAGGGAAGCTTGAtagggaagagtcaaaaggggatagtgattcaaatattcttaatctatcctctttcccagcgtcttctttccactctctcttccccagcgtcttctctccacttactcttccccattttccattGTCTTCTCCCCacgctctcttccccatttcccagcatctcctcccctctctttctttacCAGTTACCTTCAGCCTGCttaagcatcttctcctctccatctccacccccCAGCACCCTTTACGAGGTCCAGGAGCTGCCTCCCTTCCGCCTGCCAGCCGTgcagctccctccttcccttccccttcccctcatgGCAATTTCTATGTGTTGTTTTGCAGCAGGAGCATTGAAGTCGCGTTGTGTTGGCTGCTgtaaaagtctcctccgatgcaaccagaaacaggaagttgtgtcagaggagactttccagcagccacacgtgacctgacttcaaggctccggcagcaatacaacaaatagccttatagaaatcgccacgaaaagaaggaaagggagggagggatatggaCGGCCGTCGGGAGAGAGGAGGCTTGCCGGACCTAGTGCTCGTTTGCCACGCGTGCTCACTCCTTTAACTGCGAATagaagaccattcactgctccacgaggcagtgaatggccttgtccccatactcgGGTGAACTTTTTTTTGTCACCATTTCGgagggttacccgcagctagtcTCGGTAACaactaccgtgtcattctctagtataagcAAAGAGGCTTACATATTATTTACAGGTACTTTTTTTCTCTGCAAAGTGAGCTCACATTCTAGGTTGCGACACTTCATCACACACTTATAACAGCGGAACCTGGATAGGCCCGCTACCTACATATATTTCAAACCTTTACCCCTCCCCTATATTATCCCACAAAAAACTCAACACTAATTATGGTGAAAAatagccgcagccctgtttattggtcATAACAGGTTGTTAAATAACATAACAATGTATAAACAGTATAAACATTATAACACAAATTATTTCGAGCTACTGTAAAAAACAAGTtatgcccccgaccccgccatgaagCTAGAATCTGGGGGGGTGGCATGTACCCCACATGCCCCACTAACccaggtcacctgacccaccaggcacggctcccagccggcccaccgctcatcccctgatgagcccaGCCAGTAGCTCGAAATACCGC encodes:
- the LOC117364926 gene encoding histone H1.01-like; the encoded protein is MAETAPAAAAAPPPAPGAAKKKAKKPAGAAKARKASGPSVSELIVQAVSASKERNGVSLAGLKKALAAAGYDVERNNSRVKLAVKSLVSKGSLLQTKGSGASGSFKLNKKQPEAKKKSPPKSKKAAVKKAKKAAGAGVKKSPKRAKKPSATATKKAAKSPKKAKAVKAKKAAKSPAKAKAVKAKGKKSPAKAAKPKAAKAAKKK